A genomic window from Silene latifolia isolate original U9 population chromosome 11, ASM4854445v1, whole genome shotgun sequence includes:
- the LOC141610770 gene encoding fasciclin-like arabinogalactan protein 7: MKSVNFMLAAATLLILSCSLCNAQKKGKVAAPISSPAPAPAPHYANITELLSVAGPFHTFLGYLQSTKVIETLQSQANDTEEGLTLFVPKDSAFASLKKPSLSNLTEDQLKKLCLFHALPHYYSLADFKNLSDVGPVPSFAGGDYSLNITDKMGTIHMTSGWSDTKISSSVWSTAPVGIYQVDKVLLPEAIFGTDIPPTAAPAPAPEATAPAADAPSEDTKAGKGPSAAKDSSASCRVLASLVLALSGTIFVFLS; encoded by the coding sequence ATGAAGAGCGTAAATTTTATGTTAGCAGCCGCTACTTTGTTAATTTTGAGCTGTTCTTTGTGTAATGCTCAAAAGAAAGGTAAAGTTGCAGCACCAATATCATCCCCAGCTCCGGCTCCAGCTCCACACTACGCAAACATCACCGAGTTGCTAAGTGTTGCCGGTCCTTTCCACACCTTCTTAGGCTACCTTCAGTCAACCAAAGTCATCGAAACCTTACAAAGCCAAGCCAATGACACCGAGGAAGGTCTAACCCTCTTCGTACCAAAAGACAGCGCTTTCGCTTCCCTAAAAAAGCCCTCCCTGTCAAACCTAACCGAAGACCAGCTTAAAAAACTCTGCCTGTTCCACGCCTTACCACATTATTACTCCCTTGCCGATTTCAAGAACCTAAGTGATGTGGGGCCGGTCCCATCTTTTGCCGGAGGTGATTACTCCTTGAATATCACGGATAAGATGGGAACGATCCACATGACTAGTGGATGGAGCGACACCAAGATTAGTAGCAGTGTTTGGTCGACTGCACCTGTCGGTATTTACCAAGTCGACAAGGTACTCCTGCCTGAAGCAATCTTTGGAACTGATATCCCACCCACTGCCGCACCTGCACCAGCTCCTGAGGCAACTGCACCAGCTGCAGACGCTCCGTCTGAAGATACCAAGGCCGGGAAAGGACCCTCGGCTGCTAAGGACTCATCTGCATCATGTCGGGTTTTGGCTAGCTTGGTTTTGGCATTGTCAGGAACGATTTTCGTCTTTTTGAGCTAG
- the LOC141610762 gene encoding rho GDP-dissociation inhibitor 1-like yields MGFDEKKEVGEQSGANNIEENETERIGRQLSEVSLCTTDHEDEDYEGKLDLGPQYTLKETFEKDKDDESLRKWKEQLLGSVDFNELGEALEPEVKILSLAIVSQDRPDILLLIPEDGKPNGPWFTLKEGSRYKLRFTFLVNNNIVVGLKYNNTVWKTGMKVDSTKEMLGTFSPQAEPYTHEMPEETTPSGYFARGSYTARTKFLDDDKKCYLEINYTFDIRKDWLTT; encoded by the exons ATGGGGTTTGATGAGAAGAAAGAGGTAGGTGAGCAGAGTGGAGCAAATAATATAGAAGAAAATGAAACAGAAAGAATTGGGAGACAATTGAGTGAAGTTTCTCTCTGTACAACTGATCATGAAGATGAAGATTATGAAGGAAAACTTGATTTGGGTCCTCAATATACTCTTAAAGAAACCTTTGAAAAAGACAAG GATGATGAGAGTTTGAGAAAGTGGAAAGAACAGCTTCTTGGATCTGTTGATTTTAATGAACTTGGAG AAGCTCTAGAACCAGAGGTAAAGATCCTAAGCCTTGCAATCGTCTCTCAAGACAGGCCCGACATTCTCCTGCTAATTCCGGAGGACGGGAAACCAAATGGACCATGGTTTACATTGAAGGAAGGTAGCCGCTACAAGTTGAGATTTACTTTCTTGGTTAACAACAACATTGTAGTAGGACTCAAGTACAACAACACCGTGTGGAAAACCGGCATGAAAG TGGATAGCACGAAGGAGATGCTTGGTACCTTTAGTCCCCAGGCAGAGCCCTACACACATGAGATGCCCGAAGAAACCACCCCGTCTGGCTATTTTGCCCGAGGATCATACACTGCAAGAACCAAG TTTCTTGACGACGATAAAAAGTGTTATTTGGAGATTAATTACACCTTTGACATTCGTAAAGATTGGCTAACTACATAA